One genomic window of Marinobacter adhaerens HP15 includes the following:
- a CDS encoding zincin-like metallopeptidase domain-containing protein: MAAEKKPFHETVAENLIEQLKAGTAPWQKPWEPGSQGFMPMNPTTGKRYKGVNAIHLMAQGRGDNRWLTYKQAKAAGAQVRKGEKGTPVQYWKFSEEQNKLDDNGKPVLDGQGKPVKETVMLERPRVFFATVFNGEQIDGMPPLEQKEKTQTWDAVERAEHILKASGADIRHGEHDRAFYRPATDSIHLPDKEQFPTADNYYATALHELGHWTGHSSRLDRDMAHPFGSEGYAKEELKAECFSLIMGDELGIGHDPEQHAAYVGSWIKALQDDPLEIFRATSDAEKMSNYVLAFEQKLVQEQDQAQTQKLEAAPEQTQEAGMQLPTNNQQMRDQLLSALSQEDSQAINQVANERRRLAAGETDAQAFEETARQVLGFDLPADWNGAVQVQGNVVIEDGGEQFVEPAHAVGREPEFWGVYAQHENGMHQWVADLNSQNQADELANLLGLVDALSETNEHEQAAKLSRVNEIRVRLDPNSTDDDISAAKEARKTAEATATLNDSDMQRRIAEHERQQAQQVKDSQQAQAEPEKQERTYINVPYREKDEAKGLGARWDRQQQSWFVPPGVDTAPFAKWSQGAAQEATAQQRPQQEQGQTQTAGQQKQYLAVPYGERGAAKAAGAQWDKAAKSWYVGPKGDMERLSRWMPDNVKSQQGPAMSPREEFAEAMKSLGCVVSGDHPIMDGKKHRVSVEGDKKGERAGFYVGHLDGHPAGYISNNRTGVDMKWKSKGYSLDPAEKAKLQAEAAEKLAARAAELEQAQEATAERVSKQTANLMPATEQTPYMQNKGIQPHPGVLTDAEGKKTYIPAHDENGKQWTMQYIQEDGTKRFAKDSRKEGCFHIVGGDMKSLEAAPALVLQEGYATAATNAEALGFATVAAFDSGNLPNVAKALHDKFPDKPVVVLGDDDRHQELTQGTNPGKTKAQEAAKVVGGKAAFPVFAPGEAEYPAGVAPITPQSYREHLRASKALETAPEERKADLQKALLSKEQLAALDHMKKHTDFNDLATKSSLGREGVERQVRATVGKAVQEAERKREQKQAEQQVHKQKRSARIGY, from the coding sequence ACCGCACCTTGGCAAAAACCTTGGGAACCTGGTTCCCAAGGCTTCATGCCGATGAACCCAACGACCGGCAAGCGTTATAAAGGCGTTAACGCCATTCACCTCATGGCCCAGGGGCGCGGTGATAATCGTTGGCTGACTTACAAGCAAGCGAAGGCTGCCGGTGCTCAGGTACGCAAAGGCGAGAAAGGGACGCCGGTTCAGTATTGGAAGTTTTCCGAGGAACAAAACAAGCTCGATGACAACGGCAAGCCTGTCCTAGATGGACAAGGCAAGCCGGTGAAAGAAACCGTCATGTTAGAGCGCCCCCGCGTGTTCTTTGCCACCGTTTTCAACGGCGAGCAAATAGACGGTATGCCCCCACTGGAGCAGAAAGAGAAAACGCAGACCTGGGACGCAGTAGAGAGAGCCGAACATATATTGAAGGCGTCAGGCGCTGATATTCGTCACGGCGAGCATGACCGGGCTTTCTATCGTCCTGCGACCGATAGCATACACCTGCCAGATAAAGAGCAGTTCCCGACCGCAGATAACTACTATGCAACCGCGTTGCATGAGCTGGGACACTGGACCGGCCACAGCTCACGGCTTGACCGAGATATGGCCCATCCTTTCGGATCGGAAGGGTACGCCAAGGAAGAGCTAAAGGCTGAGTGTTTTAGCCTGATCATGGGGGACGAGCTGGGAATTGGTCACGATCCAGAACAGCACGCCGCTTATGTAGGTTCCTGGATTAAGGCGCTCCAGGATGACCCGCTGGAGATTTTCCGCGCAACGTCTGATGCAGAGAAAATGTCGAACTACGTTTTGGCATTTGAACAAAAGCTAGTCCAGGAGCAAGACCAGGCCCAAACGCAGAAGCTGGAGGCCGCCCCGGAACAAACACAGGAGGCCGGGATGCAATTACCCACCAACAACCAACAGATGCGCGATCAGTTGCTTTCCGCGCTATCACAAGAAGATTCTCAGGCAATCAACCAGGTTGCTAACGAACGTCGCCGCCTAGCTGCCGGAGAAACGGACGCCCAGGCATTTGAAGAAACAGCCCGGCAGGTACTCGGCTTTGACTTACCGGCAGACTGGAACGGAGCTGTTCAAGTTCAAGGTAACGTGGTCATCGAGGATGGCGGGGAACAGTTCGTAGAACCCGCGCACGCGGTTGGCCGTGAACCCGAGTTTTGGGGCGTTTATGCCCAGCATGAAAACGGGATGCACCAATGGGTTGCGGATCTCAACAGCCAGAACCAAGCCGACGAGCTGGCGAACCTGCTAGGGCTGGTTGATGCACTGTCCGAAACCAACGAGCACGAACAGGCGGCCAAGCTGTCCAGGGTGAATGAAATTCGCGTGCGCCTGGACCCGAACAGCACGGACGACGACATTTCAGCGGCTAAAGAAGCTCGCAAGACCGCAGAAGCAACGGCCACGCTCAATGACAGCGATATGCAGCGCCGTATTGCCGAACACGAACGGCAGCAGGCCCAGCAGGTGAAGGACAGCCAGCAGGCTCAGGCAGAGCCAGAGAAGCAGGAGCGAACCTATATTAATGTCCCATACCGCGAGAAGGACGAAGCAAAGGGCCTCGGAGCACGCTGGGACCGTCAACAACAGTCCTGGTTTGTTCCGCCTGGCGTAGACACTGCCCCCTTTGCCAAATGGTCCCAGGGGGCCGCTCAGGAAGCCACGGCGCAACAACGCCCGCAGCAGGAACAAGGCCAGACTCAAACCGCAGGACAGCAAAAGCAATACCTGGCTGTGCCGTATGGTGAGCGCGGCGCGGCGAAGGCAGCCGGGGCACAGTGGGATAAAGCGGCCAAGTCTTGGTATGTCGGCCCTAAAGGCGATATGGAACGCCTAAGCCGCTGGATGCCTGATAACGTCAAGAGCCAACAAGGCCCGGCCATGTCACCCCGTGAAGAGTTTGCGGAAGCCATGAAGTCATTGGGCTGTGTTGTCAGTGGTGATCATCCAATCATGGACGGTAAAAAACACCGGGTATCTGTAGAAGGAGACAAGAAAGGCGAGCGAGCTGGTTTCTATGTCGGCCATCTTGACGGCCACCCTGCCGGTTACATTTCCAACAACCGTACAGGCGTTGATATGAAATGGAAGTCTAAGGGGTATTCGCTCGATCCAGCAGAGAAAGCCAAGCTCCAGGCCGAAGCAGCCGAGAAGCTGGCAGCCAGAGCGGCAGAGCTGGAGCAGGCCCAGGAAGCGACAGCGGAGCGCGTCAGCAAGCAGACGGCCAACTTGATGCCAGCCACCGAACAGACGCCGTACATGCAAAATAAGGGCATCCAGCCCCATCCTGGCGTTCTAACCGATGCCGAAGGCAAAAAGACCTACATTCCGGCGCACGACGAGAACGGCAAACAGTGGACCATGCAATATATCCAGGAGGACGGCACCAAGCGTTTCGCCAAGGATTCACGCAAGGAAGGTTGTTTTCATATCGTCGGCGGCGATATGAAGTCCTTGGAAGCTGCTCCGGCCCTGGTCCTTCAGGAAGGCTATGCGACCGCCGCGACCAATGCCGAGGCATTGGGGTTTGCTACCGTGGCCGCGTTCGATTCCGGCAACCTTCCCAATGTAGCGAAGGCCCTGCATGACAAGTTCCCTGACAAGCCTGTTGTGGTCCTTGGTGACGATGATCGACACCAGGAGCTGACCCAAGGAACGAACCCAGGCAAGACGAAAGCACAGGAAGCGGCCAAAGTGGTCGGCGGTAAGGCAGCCTTCCCGGTTTTTGCTCCAGGAGAGGCAGAGTATCCGGCTGGCGTTGCCCCGATCACTCCCCAAAGCTACCGGGAACACTTGCGAGCATCTAAGGCCCTGGAGACGGCCCCGGAAGAGCGCAAGGCAGACCTACAGAAAGCCTTGCTCAGCAAGGAACAGTTGGCAGCCTTGGATCACATGAAGAAGCACACCGACTTCAACGACCTGGCTACCAAGAGCAGCCTTGGCCGTGAAGGAGTTGAACGCCAGGTAAGGGCTACCGTTGGCAAAGCTGTCCAAGAAGCGGAACGAAAGCGTGAGCAGAAACAGGCAGAGCAACAAGTTCATAAACAAAAGCGGTCGGCCCGTATTGGTTATTAA
- a CDS encoding 3'-5' exonuclease: protein MEELEAARAEALEKDQCFSKGRLRDEFRMKPKPDAEPVTFYKNGYGGKFGVYKISDCVPMKARSTKPPSEKQKRARAILAVKAKLNSKEAKTSSKAVRWLDENPLFLDTETTGLDDQAQIIELAISDAQGTILLETKLRPSVSIDPEAEDVHGLTIEFLANAPTWPEVSDQVRKILCGRALVIFNADFDTRMFRQTAAAYGEPVEWVSELKTHCAMYLAADAFGPTNRHGSISLADAVDFAGVTWRGAAHGAVADTLATVDLVQAIGSIRRDLETELAALEE from the coding sequence ATGGAAGAGCTGGAAGCGGCCAGGGCCGAAGCCCTCGAAAAAGATCAATGCTTTTCAAAAGGCCGCCTTCGAGACGAATTTAGAATGAAACCCAAGCCCGACGCCGAGCCTGTCACGTTCTATAAGAACGGTTACGGCGGCAAGTTTGGGGTTTATAAAATATCCGATTGCGTTCCCATGAAGGCACGTAGCACCAAGCCGCCGAGCGAAAAGCAAAAGCGTGCTAGGGCGATTCTGGCCGTCAAAGCGAAGCTGAACAGCAAGGAAGCAAAAACCTCCAGCAAGGCGGTACGGTGGCTTGATGAAAACCCGCTTTTCCTGGACACCGAGACAACCGGCCTCGATGACCAGGCGCAAATCATTGAGCTGGCTATCAGCGACGCCCAGGGAACCATTTTGCTTGAAACGAAATTGCGGCCATCTGTGTCGATAGACCCGGAAGCCGAGGACGTACACGGCCTAACAATTGAATTTCTAGCGAACGCACCAACCTGGCCGGAAGTATCGGACCAGGTGCGAAAAATCCTCTGTGGTCGCGCTCTGGTTATCTTCAATGCTGATTTTGATACGCGCATGTTCCGGCAAACGGCTGCTGCTTATGGTGAGCCGGTCGAATGGGTTAGCGAACTAAAAACGCATTGTGCGATGTATCTGGCTGCCGATGCGTTTGGACCGACTAACCGGCATGGTTCAATCTCTTTGGCTGATGCGGTAGATTTTGCCGGGGTAACTTGGCGGGGGGCAGCTCATGGGGCTGTTGCAGACACTTTAGCTACGGTTGACCTGGTGCAAGCGATCGGAAGTATCAGGCGTGACCTGGAAACCGAGCTGGCCGCCCTGGAAGAATGA
- a CDS encoding recombinase family protein, which produces MTQNARIYLRVSSDSQDLERQEGVIQAAKAAGYYVAGVYRERASGARADRPELLRMIEDLQPGDVVIAEKIDRISRLPLPEAERLIATIKGKGAMLAVPGIVDLSDLVAGAEGVSKVVLEAVQELLLKLSLQMARDDYEDRRERQKQGISQAKKRGKYKGRKPDEKRNELIVKLRPNHTIAETARLAGCSESQVKLVWAKHQKEKDQ; this is translated from the coding sequence GTGACACAGAATGCCCGAATTTACTTGCGAGTCAGTAGCGACTCGCAAGACCTGGAACGCCAGGAAGGGGTTATTCAGGCCGCTAAGGCTGCCGGTTACTACGTGGCCGGTGTGTATCGAGAGAGAGCGTCAGGGGCGCGAGCAGATCGCCCCGAACTGCTGCGCATGATCGAGGACTTGCAACCTGGGGACGTGGTGATTGCGGAAAAGATTGACCGAATCAGCCGCCTACCACTGCCAGAAGCTGAACGCCTGATTGCTACGATAAAAGGTAAAGGGGCCATGCTGGCCGTTCCTGGTATTGTCGATCTATCCGACCTTGTAGCCGGTGCAGAAGGTGTTTCCAAGGTCGTCCTGGAGGCCGTTCAGGAATTGCTTTTAAAACTATCCTTGCAGATGGCCCGCGATGATTATGAGGACCGCAGGGAACGCCAGAAGCAGGGTATTAGCCAGGCTAAAAAAAGAGGTAAATACAAGGGCCGGAAACCTGATGAAAAAAGGAATGAGCTTATTGTTAAGCTACGGCCAAATCATACAATTGCGGAAACTGCACGGCTGGCCGGTTGCAGTGAAAGCCAGGTTAAACTTGTTTGGGCAAAACACCAGAAGGAAAAGGACCAATAA
- a CDS encoding helix-turn-helix domain-containing protein — protein sequence MAERLNITYPTAATWAHELGLTLKNQGYNKPALEITGLQCRHAREYLGLTRDVFCAQSNVSKTAIREFELGNSTLRKGNMDKVMELFKRYRVTFNSDGTFE from the coding sequence ATGGCTGAACGCCTCAATATCACATACCCCACGGCTGCGACGTGGGCACACGAACTAGGCTTAACCCTGAAAAACCAAGGGTACAACAAGCCTGCATTGGAAATAACTGGTTTGCAGTGCCGCCATGCTCGGGAATACCTTGGGTTAACGCGGGATGTGTTCTGCGCTCAATCTAACGTAAGTAAAACGGCTATCCGTGAGTTTGAACTAGGAAATTCAACCTTGCGCAAAGGAAACATGGACAAAGTAATGGAATTATTTAAGCGTTACCGCGTCACCTTTAATTCCGATGGCACGTTTGAATAA
- a CDS encoding OmpA family protein: MRKSFCTLLTIGCLAFTGSALAASNDYREPVSSSVSVSFANSSTTFQPGPTNAVLLEAARDASLVTINGRTSTLRPSKRDERLALARAVSARDYLVAHGVSPLKIMINYVSAADFIADNGTPEGRYLNQRVDIQMIYVPMY; encoded by the coding sequence ATGCGTAAGTCATTTTGCACACTTCTAACTATTGGCTGCTTAGCCTTCACTGGATCGGCACTAGCCGCCTCGAACGACTACCGCGAACCAGTATCAAGCTCTGTTTCTGTTTCTTTTGCTAATAGCAGCACCACTTTTCAACCAGGCCCAACAAATGCCGTTCTTCTGGAAGCGGCTAGGGACGCATCCCTGGTCACTATCAATGGCCGAACCAGCACGCTCCGCCCAAGTAAAAGGGATGAAAGGCTGGCTTTGGCTCGCGCCGTATCAGCCCGTGATTACTTAGTTGCTCATGGCGTTTCACCGCTCAAGATAATGATCAACTACGTGTCTGCGGCTGACTTTATAGCCGACAACGGGACGCCAGAGGGGCGGTATTTAAACCAGCGCGTAGACATTCAAATGATCTACGTTCCAATGTACTGA
- a CDS encoding TraX family protein produces the protein MTDSTASLKSSWSLPRLFVADGTVEGLKWLGLLLMTGDHVNKYLFNGTLPFLFEAGRLAMPIFVFVLAFNLARPGQLEKGVYQRTMKRLAVFGALASVPFIALGGLYAGWWPLNILFTLLALTATAYLIERGHTAWAALVFMNAGAMVEYWWPALLFGLAVWSYARKPTLSAAGVAVIACAALGFVNGNMWALAVLPLLFVATFFDLRMPRLRWVFYAYYPLHLGALWLIRIPMSHAGYLFF, from the coding sequence ATGACCGATAGCACCGCCTCTTTAAAATCCTCTTGGTCCTTGCCTCGCCTGTTCGTTGCCGATGGCACTGTGGAAGGCTTGAAGTGGCTGGGGTTGCTGCTTATGACCGGGGACCACGTAAACAAGTATCTTTTCAATGGCACGCTGCCTTTTCTATTTGAGGCTGGCCGTCTGGCAATGCCGATCTTCGTCTTTGTCCTGGCGTTCAACCTGGCCCGCCCGGGCCAACTTGAAAAGGGAGTGTATCAACGAACAATGAAGCGGCTCGCGGTTTTCGGTGCCTTGGCTTCGGTCCCTTTCATTGCCCTGGGCGGCTTATACGCTGGATGGTGGCCGCTTAATATCCTTTTTACGCTTCTGGCTTTGACGGCCACGGCGTACCTGATCGAACGCGGTCACACAGCATGGGCCGCCCTGGTGTTTATGAACGCCGGGGCAATGGTCGAGTATTGGTGGCCTGCGCTCCTGTTCGGCTTGGCTGTATGGTCATACGCCAGAAAGCCGACCTTATCAGCGGCTGGCGTTGCAGTTATCGCCTGTGCCGCCCTGGGATTTGTTAACGGCAATATGTGGGCACTGGCTGTGCTCCCCTTACTGTTCGTTGCAACCTTTTTTGATTTGAGAATGCCCCGGCTTCGCTGGGTGTTCTACGCCTATTATCCGTTACACCTCGGCGCTCTGTGGCTCATTCGCATTCCAATGAGCCATGCCGGATACCTGTTTTTTTGA
- a CDS encoding lysozyme family protein, which translates to MLPFIADMPPLEQERVVCSISAAAKYEVPANIVLAVAEKEGGRPGQRVRNSNGTHDVGPMQFNTAYLGDLEKYGITADDVAASGCYSFDLAAWRLRGHILHDSGDIWTRAANYHSRTPKYNAIYRADLMQKAVKWADWLDEHFSTVNVTAQGGATPGNGTAMQQVIQEAARIETESNNRQSERQGQGSYSPSQQTGYVPRTITFQSTGAGQ; encoded by the coding sequence ATGCTGCCGTTCATTGCTGATATGCCACCTCTGGAACAAGAGCGCGTTGTGTGCTCAATCTCGGCTGCCGCGAAATATGAAGTGCCCGCCAATATCGTGCTGGCCGTGGCCGAGAAAGAAGGGGGCAGGCCGGGCCAGCGGGTGCGTAACTCGAACGGTACGCATGACGTTGGGCCTATGCAGTTCAATACTGCTTACCTGGGCGACCTGGAGAAATACGGGATCACTGCGGACGATGTGGCAGCCTCTGGCTGCTACTCGTTCGACCTGGCTGCCTGGAGACTGCGCGGCCATATCCTGCACGACTCCGGGGATATTTGGACCAGGGCGGCCAATTACCATTCCCGCACACCGAAATACAACGCGATTTATCGCGCCGACTTGATGCAAAAGGCGGTCAAGTGGGCCGACTGGCTTGATGAACACTTTTCGACTGTGAACGTGACCGCCCAAGGTGGTGCCACTCCTGGCAATGGGACTGCTATGCAGCAAGTCATCCAGGAAGCGGCCAGAATCGAGACTGAAAGCAATAATAGACAGTCTGAACGCCAAGGGCAGGGGAGTTACAGCCCGAGCCAGCAGACCGGCTATGTGCCGCGCACAATCACGTTTCAAAGCACGGGGGCAGGGCAATGA